The following are from one region of the Lycium ferocissimum isolate CSIRO_LF1 unplaced genomic scaffold, AGI_CSIRO_Lferr_CH_V1 ctg300, whole genome shotgun sequence genome:
- the LOC132043901 gene encoding uncharacterized protein LOC132043901, with amino-acid sequence MAGIAIVLDLLRKNPSFTGKTLHSHGVFTAKLAAAAATYPFAARALFGNGAGRVAFCDAGTGLSEDFLSSIQSESIINFQYDSLKHSTKQYNLDLKPLYSAFMWKNLALTSLRSFLLFYLPLLEPHSMEDEDDEDFLQDTEEDRRVDLVTPFKKSVKQIGRETAVVTTRRVLERLAVHYVSQRMAWKLLKDVPKSAARKAQRGMSSTVYFCSVTKTTCRGHFLGVLASWFVQVGIDIWRFFKSKQDDDTLDGSEKIQRLGRKISIITVRCGASLVFASIGAGIGAMMIRPTTGQWIGCAIGDVAGPVIVAFCFDKVLHVEL; translated from the exons ATGGCGGGAATAGCTATAGTATTGGATCTACTTAGGAAAAACCCAAGCTTTACTGGTAAAACCCTTCATTCACATGGTGTCTTTACAGCCAAACTAGCTGCTGCTGCTGCTACTTATCCTTTTGCTGCTAGGGCCTTGTTTGG TAATGGTGCAGGACGAGTTGCATTTTGCGATGCTGGCACGGGATTATCTGAAGATTTTTTATCTAGCATACAAAGTGAATCAATAATTAACTTTCAGTATGATTCATTGAAGCACAGTACCAAACAATACAACCTTGATTTAAAACCCTTATACTCAGCATTTATGTGGAAGAATCTGGCACTGACTTCCTTGAGATCTTtcctattattttatttacctCTTCTGGAGCCTCATTCTATGGAGGATGAGGATGATGAAGATTTCCTACAGGATACCGAGGAAGATCGCCGTGTCGATTTGGTGACTCCTTTCAAGAAATCAGTGAAACAGATTGGTCGTGAG ACTGCTGTTGTAACTACAAGACGCGTCCTGGAGAGATTGGCTGTCCACTATGTTTCACAACGCATGGCATGGAAGCttttaaaag ATGTTCCCAAGTCAGCTGCACGCAAAGCTCAAAGGGGAATGTCTAGTACGGTCTATTTTTGCAGTGTTACAAAAACAACATGCAGAG GTCATTTTCTGGGAGTTTTGGCATCATGGTTTGTGCAAGTTGGCATTGATATCTGGCGATTTTTCAAATCTAAACAAGATGATGACACACTTGATGGATCAGAAAAAATTCAGCGTCTTGGAAGGAAGATTTCCATTATTACTGTCAGATGTGGTGCATCTCTTGTTTTCGCTTCTATAGGGGCAGGAATAGGAGCAATGATGATTCGCCCTACAACTGGCCAGTGGATTG GATGCGCTATTGGAGATGTGGCTGGACCAGTCATTGTAGCCTTTTGCTTTGACAAAGTTCTTCACGTGGAACTGTGA